A portion of the Panthera uncia isolate 11264 unplaced genomic scaffold, Puncia_PCG_1.0 HiC_scaffold_80, whole genome shotgun sequence genome contains these proteins:
- the LOC125918450 gene encoding protocadherin Fat 4-like: IKNGKVHFTSDAGIAGKVERNIPEVYVADGHWHTFLIGKNGTATVLSIDRIYNRDIIHPTQDFGGLDVLTISLGGIPPNQAHRDSHTGFDGCIASMLYGGESLPFSGKHSLASISKTDPSVKIGCRGPNICASNPCWGDLLCINHWYAYKCVPPGDCASHPCQNGGSCEPGLHSGFTCSCPESHTGRTCETVVACLGVLCPQGRVCKAGSPGGHVCVLSQGPEEISLPLWAVPAIVGSCATVLALLVLSLILCNQCRGKKTKDPKEEKKPKEKKKKGSENVAFDDPDNIPPYGDDMTVRKQPEGNPKPDIIERENPYLIYDETDIPHSSETIPSAPLASPEQEIEHYDIDNASSIAPSDADIIQHYKQFRSHTPKFSIQRHSPLGFARQSPMPLGASSLTYQPSYGQGLRTSSLSHSACPTPNPLSRHSPAPFSKSSTFYRNSPARELHLPIRDGNTLEMHADTCQPGIFNYATRLGRRSKSPQAMTSHGSRPGSRLKQPIGQIPLESSPPVGLSIEEVERLNTPRPRNPSICSADHGRSSSEEDCRRPLSRTRNPADGIPAPESSSDSDSHESFTCSEMEYDREKPMVYTSRMPKLSQVNESDADDEDNYGARLKPRRYHGRRAEGGPGGTQAAAPGVADNTLPLKLGQQAGNFNWDNLLNWGPGFGHYVDVFKDLASLPEKAAANEEGKNGTAKPVPKDGEAEQYV; encoded by the exons TATCATCCACCCTACACAGGATTTTGGTGGCCTCGATGTACTCACTATATCTCTTGGAGGAATTCCACCCAATCAAGCTCATCGAGATTCCCACACAG GTTTTGATGGCTGCATTGCCTCTATGCTGTATGGTGGAGAAAGTCTTCCTTTCAGTGGGAAGCATAGCTTGGCCTCCATCTCTAAGACGGACCCCTCAGTAAAGATTGGCTGTCGCGGCCCGAACATCTGTGCCAGCAACCCCTGCTGGGGCGACTTACTGTGCATTAATCATTGGTATGCCTACAAGTGCGTTCCCCCTGGAGACTGTGCCTCCCACCCATGCCAGAATGGGGGCAGCTGCGAGCCGGGCCTGCACTCTGGCTTCACATGTAGCTGCCCAGAGTCCCACACAGGGAGGACCTGTGAGACGGTGGTGGCTTGTCTTGGGGTCCTCTGTCCTCAGGGGAGAGTGTGCAAAGCTGGAAGCCCTGGAGGGCATGTCTGTGTTCTGAGTCAGGGTCCCGAAGAGATCTCCCTGCCTCTGTGGGCTGTGCCTGCCATCGTGGGCAGCTGTGCGACAGTCCTGGCCCTCCTGGTCCTGAGCCTGATTCTGTGTAACCAGTGCAGGGGGAAGAagacaaaagaccccaaagaggagaagaaaccgaaggagaagaagaagaagggaagcgAGAACGTTGCTTTTGATGACCCAGACAATATCCCCCCCTACGGGGACGATATGACTGTGAGGAAGCAGCCCGAGGGGAACCCTAAGCCAGATATCATTGAGCGGGAAAACCCCTACCTCATCTACGATGAGACTGATATTCCCCACAGCTCAGAAACCATCCCCAGCGCCCCTTTGGCTTCGCCGGAGCAAGAGATAGAGCACTACGACATCGACAACGCCAGCAGCATCGCCCCTTCAGACGCGGACATCATCCAACACTACAAGCAGTTCCGCAGCCACACACCTAAATTTTCTATCCAGAGGCATAGTCCCCTAGGCTTTGCGAGGCAATCCCCCATGCCCTTAGGAGCAAGCAGTTTGACTTACCAACCTTCATACGGTCAGGGTTTGAGAACCAGCTCCCTGAGCCATTCAGCTtgcccaacccccaaccccctgTCTCGTCACAGCCCAGCCCCTTTCTCAAAGTCCTCTACTTTCTATAGGAACAGCCCCGCCAGGGAATTGCATCTTCCTATAAGAGATGGAAATACTTTGGAAATGCATGCTGATACCTGCCAACCTGGCATTTTCAACTATGCCACAAGGCTGGGAAGGAGAAGTAAGAGTCCTCAGGCCATGACCTCTCACGGTTCTAGACCAGGGAGTCGCTTAAAGCAGCCAATTGGGCAGATTCCTTTGGAATCTTCCCCTCCAGTAGGACTCTCGATTGAAGAGGTGGAGAGGCTAAACACCCCTCGCCCTAGAAACCCAAGTATCTGCAGTGCAGATCACGGAAGGTCTTCTTCAGAAGAGGATTGCAGAAGGCCATTGTCCAGAACAAGGAACCCAGCAGATGGCATTCCAGCTCCAGAATCTTCTTCTGATAGTGACTCACATGAGTCTTTCACTTGCTCAGAGATGGAGTATGACAGGGAAAAGCCAATGGTATATACTTCCAGGATGCCCAAATTATCTCAAGTCAATGAATCTGATGCAGATGACGAAGATAATTATGGAGCCAGATTGAAGCCTAGAAGATACCATGGCCGAAGGGCTGAGGGAGGACCTGGGGGCACACAGGCAGCAGCACCAGGGGTTGCTGACAACACACTGCCCTTGAAACTTGGGCAGCAAGCAGGGAATTTCAACTGGGACAACCTTTTGAACTGGGGCCCCGGCTTTGGCCATTATGtagatgtttttaaagatttggcATCTCTCCcagaaaaagcagcagcaaacGAAGAAGGCAAGAATGGGACAGCTAAGCCCGTCCCCAAAGATGGGGAAGCAGAGCAGTATGTGTGA